In Flavobacterium okayamense, a single window of DNA contains:
- the carB gene encoding carbamoyl-phosphate synthase large subunit has protein sequence MPKDNSIKSVLIIGSGPIVIGQACEFDYSGSQSLRSLREDGIETILINSNPATIMTDPSMADHVYLKPLTTKSIIEILKAHPQIDAVLPTMGGQTALNLAIEADEKGIWKDFGVKLIGVDIDAINITEDREQFRNLMEKIGVPMAPQATANSFLKGKEIAQKFGFPLCIRSSFTLGGAGAAIVYDEKDYDKLLTHGLEVSPIHEVMIDKALLGWKEYELELLRDSNDNVVIICTIENMDPMGIHTGDSITVAPAMTLSDTTFQKMRDMAIHMMRSIGDFAGGCNVQFAVSPDEKEDIIAIEINPRVSRSSALASKATGYPIAKIATKLALGYTLDELNNQITKSTSALFEPTLDYVIVKIPRWNFDKFEGADRTLGLQMKSVGEVMGIGRSFQEALHKATQSLEIKRNGLGADGKGYKNYEQIIEKLTYASWDRVFVIYDAIAMGIPLSRIHEITKIDMWFLKQYEELFHLEKEISNYKVDTLPKELLLEAKQKGYGDRQIAHMVGCLESQVYKLREEMGVKRVYKLVDTCAAEFKAQTPYYYSTFEAEIEKADGTRYVANESIVTDKKKVVVLGSGPNRIGQGIEFDYSCVHGVLAAKEVGYETIMINCNPETVSTDFDTADKLYFEPVFWEHIYDIIQHEKPEGVIVQLGGQTALKLAEKLDKYGIKIIGTSFEALDLAEDRGRFSELLTELKIPFPKFGVAENAEEASKLADTLDFPLLVRPSYVLGGQGMKIVINKQELEEHVIEILKHIPNNKLLLDHYLDGAIEAEADAICDADGNVYIIGIMEHIEPCGVHSGDSNATLPPFNLGEFVMQQIKDHTHKIAKALKTVGLINIQFAVKDDTVYIIEANPRASRTVPFIAKAYGEPYVNYATKVMLGEKKVTDFTFNPQLKGYAIKQPVFSFNKFANVNKALGPEMKSTGESILFIDDLKDDQFYELYSRRKMYLTR, from the coding sequence ATGCCAAAAGACAATTCTATTAAATCGGTTTTAATAATTGGGTCAGGTCCTATTGTTATTGGACAAGCCTGTGAATTTGATTATTCTGGATCACAATCTCTTCGTTCACTGCGTGAAGATGGAATTGAAACTATATTAATTAACTCCAATCCTGCGACAATCATGACAGATCCTTCAATGGCTGATCATGTTTATTTAAAACCGCTTACAACAAAATCAATTATCGAAATTTTAAAAGCGCATCCGCAAATTGATGCTGTTTTACCAACAATGGGTGGGCAAACAGCGTTAAATCTTGCTATTGAAGCTGATGAAAAAGGAATTTGGAAAGATTTTGGAGTAAAGTTAATAGGTGTAGATATTGATGCTATTAACATTACCGAAGATAGAGAACAGTTTAGAAACTTAATGGAAAAAATTGGTGTTCCTATGGCACCACAAGCTACTGCAAATTCATTCTTAAAAGGAAAGGAAATTGCTCAAAAATTTGGTTTTCCGTTATGTATTCGTTCTTCTTTTACTTTGGGTGGAGCAGGAGCAGCAATTGTTTATGATGAAAAAGACTACGATAAATTATTAACTCACGGATTAGAGGTTTCTCCAATTCATGAGGTTATGATTGACAAGGCATTATTAGGTTGGAAAGAATATGAATTAGAGTTATTACGTGATTCTAATGATAATGTAGTGATTATCTGTACTATCGAAAATATGGACCCAATGGGAATTCATACAGGAGATAGTATCACGGTGGCACCTGCAATGACACTTTCAGATACTACGTTCCAGAAAATGCGTGATATGGCGATTCATATGATGCGTAGCATTGGAGATTTTGCGGGTGGATGTAATGTACAGTTTGCGGTAAGTCCAGATGAAAAAGAAGATATTATTGCGATTGAGATTAACCCACGTGTATCGCGTTCATCGGCATTAGCAAGTAAAGCAACAGGTTACCCAATTGCAAAAATTGCAACGAAACTGGCTTTAGGCTATACCTTAGATGAATTAAACAATCAAATTACAAAATCGACTTCGGCTTTATTCGAGCCAACATTAGATTATGTAATTGTAAAAATACCGCGTTGGAACTTCGATAAATTTGAAGGAGCTGATAGAACATTAGGACTTCAAATGAAATCAGTAGGGGAAGTAATGGGAATTGGACGTTCGTTCCAAGAAGCCTTACACAAAGCAACGCAGTCTTTAGAAATTAAACGTAATGGTTTAGGTGCCGACGGTAAAGGTTACAAAAATTACGAACAAATTATTGAGAAGTTAACGTATGCGAGTTGGGATAGAGTTTTCGTAATTTATGATGCTATTGCGATGGGAATTCCATTGAGTAGAATCCATGAAATCACGAAGATTGATATGTGGTTCTTAAAACAATACGAAGAATTATTTCACTTAGAAAAAGAAATTTCAAATTATAAAGTAGATACGTTACCAAAAGAATTATTACTTGAAGCGAAGCAAAAAGGATATGGTGATCGTCAAATTGCGCACATGGTAGGATGCTTGGAAAGTCAAGTGTACAAATTGCGTGAAGAAATGGGCGTAAAACGTGTGTACAAATTAGTAGATACGTGTGCGGCTGAGTTTAAAGCACAAACACCTTATTATTATTCGACTTTTGAAGCAGAAATTGAAAAAGCAGATGGAACTCGTTATGTAGCGAATGAAAGTATCGTAACAGATAAGAAAAAAGTGGTTGTTTTAGGTTCTGGACCAAACCGAATTGGGCAAGGAATCGAGTTTGATTATTCATGTGTTCACGGCGTTTTAGCAGCTAAAGAAGTGGGATATGAAACCATTATGATTAACTGTAATCCAGAAACGGTTTCAACAGATTTTGATACGGCTGATAAATTATATTTCGAACCTGTATTTTGGGAACACATTTACGACATTATTCAACATGAGAAACCAGAAGGTGTAATTGTTCAGTTAGGTGGTCAAACGGCTTTAAAACTAGCTGAAAAATTAGACAAGTATGGTATTAAGATTATAGGAACTTCTTTCGAAGCGTTAGATTTAGCGGAAGATAGAGGAAGATTTTCTGAATTATTAACGGAATTAAAGATTCCATTCCCTAAGTTTGGTGTAGCTGAAAATGCTGAAGAAGCTTCAAAACTTGCCGACACATTAGATTTTCCATTGTTAGTGCGTCCTTCGTATGTATTAGGCGGACAAGGCATGAAAATTGTCATCAACAAACAAGAACTAGAAGAGCACGTAATAGAGATTTTAAAACATATTCCGAATAACAAATTATTGTTAGATCATTATTTAGATGGAGCAATAGAGGCGGAAGCAGATGCGATTTGTGATGCAGATGGAAATGTATACATCATCGGAATTATGGAGCATATCGAACCTTGTGGAGTGCACTCGGGCGATAGTAACGCAACTTTACCGCCATTTAACTTAGGTGAGTTTGTGATGCAACAAATCAAAGATCATACGCATAAAATTGCAAAAGCTTTAAAGACTGTTGGTTTAATCAACATTCAGTTTGCCGTAAAAGACGATACAGTATACATTATTGAAGCGAATCCAAGAGCTTCTCGTACGGTTCCGTTTATTGCAAAAGCATATGGCGAACCTTATGTAAACTATGCAACGAAAGTAATGTTAGGCGAGAAAAAAGTAACAGATTTTACGTTTAACCCGCAGTTAAAAGGCTATGCAATTAAGCAACCAGTTTTCTCTTTCAATAAATTTGCAAACGTAAACAAAGCTTTAGGACCAGAAATGAAATCGACAGGTGAAAGCATTTTGTTTATCGACGATTTAAAAGACGACCAATTCTACGAATTGTACTCAAGAAGAAAAATGTACTTAACAAGATAA
- a CDS encoding nucleoid-associated protein, translating to MINLYSTHIENLSIHRVGNKSKNEGIFLSEAPYALNDEITPLLKEFFFKPFRDKEENYYQFAHDVDLEYNEMYNLVTEIFNNPSQVHEVSKKINQHLFEQSNHPHIKSGEVYVTYMTHVGIDNQNVDAIGVFKSEIKTDFLQFEENNSSLEMVLQQGINLNKLDKGCIIFNYKKEEGYKILTVDSNRYDARYWLEHFLSVDVFEDENFMTKKYLQFCKDFAKDVVLPAEDKQQEVLFMNRAINHFAKNDEFEETAFLNEVMENPEFIPEFKNYKVDKGAKYSIEDVSNFPISNPAVTDARKKIKNTIQLDTNIQIKLDFINPESAEKFVEKGWDEEKQMYYYLVYFNKEQKS from the coding sequence ATGATCAACCTATACAGTACACATATTGAAAACCTATCGATTCACCGAGTAGGAAATAAAAGCAAAAACGAAGGTATCTTTTTATCGGAAGCGCCGTATGCATTAAACGATGAAATTACGCCATTGTTAAAAGAGTTTTTCTTTAAACCCTTTCGCGATAAGGAAGAAAACTATTATCAGTTTGCTCATGATGTCGATTTAGAATACAACGAAATGTACAATTTAGTTACAGAAATTTTCAACAATCCGTCGCAAGTACACGAGGTTTCTAAAAAGATAAACCAACATCTATTTGAACAATCGAACCATCCACACATTAAAAGTGGTGAAGTGTATGTTACGTATATGACGCATGTGGGAATCGACAATCAAAATGTTGATGCAATTGGCGTTTTCAAAAGTGAAATTAAAACCGATTTCTTACAATTTGAAGAAAACAACAGCAGTTTAGAAATGGTGTTACAACAAGGAATTAACTTAAACAAGTTAGACAAAGGTTGTATCATTTTCAATTATAAAAAAGAAGAAGGTTACAAGATTTTAACCGTAGATAGCAATCGTTACGATGCACGTTATTGGTTAGAGCATTTCTTATCGGTTGATGTTTTTGAAGACGAAAACTTCATGACGAAAAAATACTTACAATTTTGTAAAGATTTCGCTAAAGATGTGGTGTTACCTGCCGAAGACAAACAACAAGAAGTTTTGTTTATGAACCGAGCGATTAATCACTTTGCGAAAAACGATGAGTTTGAAGAAACGGCTTTCTTAAACGAAGTAATGGAAAACCCTGAGTTTATCCCAGAATTTAAAAACTATAAAGTAGATAAAGGTGCGAAATACAGCATTGAAGATGTTTCCAACTTCCCTATTTCGAACCCAGCGGTGACTGATGCGCGTAAGAAAATTAAAAACACGATTCAACTGGATACCAACATACAAATTAAACTTGACTTTATTAACCCAGAAAGCGCTGAGAAATTTGTAGAAAAAGGTTGGGACGAAGAAAAACAAATGTATTATTACTTAGTATATTTCAACAAAGAACAAAAGAGTTAA
- a CDS encoding four helix bundle protein, whose translation MATVKRFEDLEIWIEARRLSLEIITISKNSELKTDFRLRDQVKSSAGSVMDNIAEGFERNGNREFIQFLSIAKASAGETRSQIYRIYDNNYIEEDKMQELVTEYEKLSIKIHNFINYLNKNEFRGTKFMDK comes from the coding sequence ATGGCTACAGTAAAGCGATTTGAAGATTTAGAAATTTGGATTGAAGCCAGAAGACTTTCGTTAGAAATAATAACCATTAGTAAAAATTCGGAGTTAAAAACTGACTTCAGATTACGAGATCAAGTTAAAAGCTCAGCTGGTTCAGTTATGGATAATATTGCCGAAGGGTTTGAACGAAATGGAAACCGAGAATTCATTCAATTTCTTTCTATTGCAAAAGCATCAGCAGGAGAAACACGTTCTCAAATCTATAGAATTTACGACAACAATTATATTGAAGAAGATAAAATGCAAGAGCTAGTTACTGAATATGAAAAGCTCAGCATCAAAATTCATAACTTCATTAACTATCTTAATAAAAATGAGTTTAGAGGAACAAAGTTTATGGACAAATAA
- a CDS encoding plasmid pRiA4b ORF-3 family protein: MIYKFRVILDAEEDIFRDIAIEKEATLEDLHNAVVNAFGFDGSEMAAFYTCDEDWTQDEEIPLFDTGDVPGEMRIMNDFTLEDILHQDQTKIIYVYDFFNMWTFLIELGAIEEKEEGESYPALLFSHGQLPNQAPDMNFEGDDFGSEFKDDYDEEDFDMFDGDDSFEDFGFDENWN, translated from the coding sequence ATGATTTACAAATTCCGAGTTATACTCGATGCCGAAGAAGATATTTTTAGAGATATTGCCATTGAAAAAGAAGCTACTTTAGAAGATTTACACAATGCCGTTGTAAATGCTTTTGGGTTCGACGGAAGCGAAATGGCAGCTTTTTATACGTGTGATGAAGATTGGACACAAGACGAAGAAATTCCGTTGTTTGATACTGGTGATGTTCCTGGTGAAATGCGTATTATGAACGATTTTACTTTGGAAGACATTTTACACCAAGACCAAACGAAAATCATTTATGTGTACGATTTCTTCAATATGTGGACATTCTTAATTGAACTTGGAGCCATCGAAGAAAAAGAAGAAGGCGAAAGTTATCCAGCTCTTTTGTTCTCTCACGGACAATTGCCTAATCAAGCACCAGATATGAACTTTGAAGGTGACGATTTCGGTTCTGAGTTTAAAGACGATTATGACGAAGAAGATTTCGATATGTTCGACGGAGACGACAGCTTCGAAGACTTCGGATTTGATGAGAATTGGAATTAA
- a CDS encoding glutaminase, whose translation MNYQLLLENIYNEVQSIENTGKVADYIPELAKVNPEKFGISLVDSTGNIFEVGDTKETFSIQSISKVLTTAIIFAKEGNELWKRVGFEPSGNAFNSLIQLEYEKGIPRNPFLNAGSLVIADLMLDHFDDPKKYFLNFVRTLAENPTIQSNESVAQSEMESGFRNAALVNFIKSFKNIKNAPEDVLDFYYFQCAIEMTTTDLAKCFRVFANQGLIPNTDDLFLTKSQCKRMNALMQMCGFYDQAGEFTFKVGLPGKSGVGGGVVALLPNQYTVTVWSPKLNKKGNSFYGLEVLERLTTETGTSIF comes from the coding sequence ATGAATTACCAGTTATTACTAGAAAATATATATAACGAAGTACAATCGATTGAAAACACAGGAAAAGTTGCTGATTATATTCCCGAATTAGCTAAGGTCAATCCTGAAAAATTTGGAATTTCTTTAGTCGATTCTACTGGAAACATCTTTGAAGTTGGCGATACTAAAGAAACTTTTTCCATTCAAAGTATTTCTAAAGTTTTAACTACAGCAATCATTTTTGCCAAAGAAGGTAACGAATTGTGGAAACGTGTAGGTTTTGAACCTTCTGGAAATGCTTTTAATTCATTAATTCAGCTAGAATACGAAAAAGGAATTCCTAGAAATCCTTTTTTAAATGCAGGTTCATTAGTTATTGCCGATTTAATGCTCGATCATTTCGACGATCCAAAAAAATATTTTTTAAACTTTGTGCGTACGTTAGCTGAAAATCCAACCATTCAATCGAACGAAAGTGTGGCGCAATCTGAAATGGAAAGCGGATTTCGCAATGCTGCTTTGGTAAACTTTATAAAATCGTTTAAAAACATTAAAAATGCACCAGAAGATGTGCTCGATTTCTATTACTTCCAATGCGCGATTGAAATGACCACAACCGATTTAGCAAAATGTTTCAGAGTATTTGCTAACCAAGGCTTAATTCCGAATACTGATGATTTATTTCTAACCAAAAGTCAGTGCAAACGAATGAACGCCTTAATGCAAATGTGTGGCTTTTACGATCAAGCGGGCGAATTTACTTTCAAAGTAGGCTTACCGGGAAAAAGTGGTGTTGGCGGTGGCGTTGTGGCTTTACTTCCTAACCAATATACCGTAACCGTTTGGAGTCCAAAACTCAACAAAAAAGGAAATTCATTTTACGGATTAGAAGTATTAGAACGATTGACAACCGAAACCGGAACTTCTATTTTTTAA
- a CDS encoding 2TM domain-containing protein: protein MNIQKELIKALGIGVVIFIVIQTINYIYNLQLPDFNSLKFNFLFTILYSVVLYFANALVFIQLDKYFEKNRFHLKRLVIGFLASFLISGIAIFFLRIVEEVLVEKLSLRDFFNQETVSNYVVAMIITLVVTLFVHLIYFYKNYQENRVKQEKIIAGTASAQFESLKNQLDPHFLFNSLNVLSSLIEENPDNAQKFTTSLSKVYRYVLEQRDKELVTVQEELAFAKTYMNLLKMRFENSISFELPTDFENQEARVVPLSLQLLLENCIKHNIVSEQKPLHIKIYIENNELIIENNKQKKEVLQDRKGVGLQNIVNRYAILTNRNVAVLDSESVFKVKLPILTKQVNIMETTINNFNEDMAYARAVDRVKKIKEFYSSLISYCLVIPFLVFINYKTSDFQWFWFPALGWGMGLIFQGFQVFGFAKDWEERKIQEIMDRDKNSKNYQ from the coding sequence ATGAATATTCAAAAAGAACTTATCAAAGCGTTAGGAATAGGAGTTGTAATTTTTATTGTAATTCAAACCATTAATTATATTTATAACTTACAACTTCCAGATTTTAATTCCTTAAAATTCAATTTCTTATTCACCATATTGTATAGTGTTGTATTATATTTTGCCAATGCCTTGGTTTTTATACAACTCGATAAGTACTTTGAAAAAAACAGATTTCATTTAAAGCGATTGGTAATTGGTTTTCTAGCTTCTTTTTTAATTTCTGGAATAGCTATTTTCTTTTTGAGAATTGTTGAAGAAGTATTGGTAGAAAAATTAAGTTTGAGAGATTTTTTTAATCAAGAAACTGTTTCAAATTATGTAGTAGCCATGATTATAACTTTAGTGGTTACACTATTTGTTCACTTAATTTATTTCTACAAAAATTACCAAGAAAACCGAGTTAAACAAGAAAAGATTATTGCTGGAACAGCTTCGGCACAGTTTGAAAGTTTAAAAAATCAGCTCGATCCGCATTTCTTATTTAATAGCTTAAATGTATTAAGTTCTTTAATTGAAGAAAATCCAGATAATGCGCAGAAGTTCACAACATCGTTATCAAAAGTATATCGTTATGTATTGGAACAACGCGATAAAGAATTGGTTACTGTTCAAGAAGAGTTAGCGTTTGCTAAAACGTATATGAATCTCTTAAAAATGAGATTCGAAAACAGTATTTCTTTTGAGTTACCAACTGATTTTGAAAACCAAGAAGCTAGGGTAGTTCCGCTTTCATTACAGTTATTGTTAGAAAACTGTATCAAACACAACATTGTGAGCGAACAAAAACCGCTACATATTAAAATTTATATTGAAAATAACGAATTAATAATTGAAAATAACAAACAAAAGAAAGAAGTTTTACAAGATAGAAAAGGCGTAGGTTTACAAAACATTGTGAATAGATACGCTATCCTAACGAATAGAAATGTAGCTGTTTTAGATTCTGAATCTGTTTTTAAAGTAAAACTTCCAATTTTGACTAAACAAGTAAACATCATGGAAACAACAATAAACAATTTCAATGAAGATATGGCTTATGCAAGAGCCGTAGATAGAGTAAAAAAGATTAAAGAATTTTATAGTAGTTTAATTTCCTACTGTTTGGTAATTCCTTTTTTAGTATTTATTAATTACAAAACTTCCGATTTTCAGTGGTTTTGGTTTCCAGCTTTAGGTTGGGGAATGGGATTAATTTTTCAAGGATTTCAAGTTTTTGGCTTTGCAAAAGATTGGGAAGAAAGAAAAATTCAAGAGATTATGGACAGAGATAAGAATTCAAAAAATTATCAATAA
- a CDS encoding 2TM domain-containing protein — protein MEKYKSDYERYEEAKKQVKEIKGFYVHSFIFTVVLIFLIFINLKYTPEYLWFIWTLGGWGIGLLFHGLGVFKVMPFFGKNWEEDKIKELMEKEKKNGSSF, from the coding sequence ATGGAAAAATATAAATCAGATTACGAGCGATACGAAGAGGCAAAAAAACAAGTAAAAGAAATTAAAGGATTTTATGTACACTCATTTATTTTTACAGTTGTACTTATTTTTTTAATTTTTATAAATCTAAAATATACACCAGAATATTTATGGTTTATTTGGACACTAGGAGGATGGGGTATAGGTCTACTTTTTCACGGATTGGGAGTTTTTAAAGTAATGCCTTTTTTTGGAAAAAATTGGGAAGAAGATAAAATTAAAGAGTTAATGGAGAAAGAAAAAAAAAATGGGAGTAGCTTTTAA
- a CDS encoding 2TM domain-containing protein, whose protein sequence is MNTEEIRYREAQKRVKKIKGFYTHSMVYLVINIMIVIINIQNLKDGESYFQVQNFFTAFFWGIGLLAHGLSVFLPDWILGQNWEERKINELMEKEKANKWE, encoded by the coding sequence ATGAATACAGAAGAAATAAGATATAGAGAAGCGCAAAAAAGAGTAAAGAAAATAAAAGGTTTTTATACACATAGTATGGTTTATTTGGTAATTAATATTATGATTGTGATTATCAATATTCAAAACTTGAAAGATGGAGAAAGTTATTTTCAAGTACAAAATTTTTTCACAGCTTTCTTTTGGGGAATCGGTTTATTAGCCCACGGACTTTCCGTTTTTTTACCCGATTGGATTTTAGGGCAAAATTGGGAAGAGCGTAAGATTAATGAATTGATGGAAAAAGAAAAAGCAAATAAGTGGGAATAA
- a CDS encoding LytR/AlgR family response regulator transcription factor yields the protein MNILIIEDEKPAARLLQRKVEKLGFVVNQMLHSVEEAIHWFTNNKHPDLIFLDIQLSDGLSFEIFEQIDIKSAIIFTTAYDEYALRAFKLNSIDYLLKPIDEDELEVAISKFKNQFQKNTISTLDFEAIKRMLVNPVQKEYKERFTVKVGNQIKVISIDEVECFYSENKGTYLHTLENRDYLVDSSLEVVESELNPKDFFRINRKFIVPLKAIKEIQMHTNSRLKLILPTYKGDEVIVARERVNEFKDWIG from the coding sequence ATGAACATATTAATTATAGAAGACGAAAAACCAGCAGCAAGATTATTACAACGAAAAGTTGAAAAACTTGGATTTGTGGTGAACCAAATGTTGCATTCTGTTGAAGAAGCGATACATTGGTTTACCAATAATAAGCATCCCGATTTGATTTTTTTAGACATTCAATTATCGGATGGTTTGTCTTTTGAAATTTTTGAGCAAATTGATATTAAAAGTGCCATTATTTTTACAACTGCCTACGACGAATATGCTTTGCGTGCGTTTAAATTAAATAGTATCGATTATTTGTTAAAGCCAATTGATGAAGACGAATTAGAAGTGGCAATTTCAAAATTTAAAAATCAGTTTCAAAAGAATACCATTTCAACATTAGATTTTGAAGCGATCAAAAGAATGTTGGTTAATCCGGTTCAAAAAGAATATAAAGAACGTTTTACGGTAAAAGTGGGTAACCAAATTAAAGTCATTTCTATCGATGAGGTCGAATGTTTTTACAGTGAAAATAAAGGAACCTATTTACATACTTTAGAAAATCGGGATTACTTAGTCGATAGTTCATTAGAAGTAGTTGAAAGCGAGCTAAATCCAAAAGATTTCTTTCGTATTAATCGAAAGTTTATTGTTCCACTTAAAGCGATTAAAGAAATTCAAATGCATACCAATTCACGTTTAAAACTCATTCTTCCCACATACAAAGGAGATGAAGTAATTGTAGCTCGTGAACGTGTGAATGAATTTAAAGATTGGATTGGGTAA
- a CDS encoding ATP-binding cassette domain-containing protein, whose amino-acid sequence MIELKNVSKKFGSKEILKDISILFEKGKVYGIMGENGAGKTTLFNCIAGLEKFEGEIHSELKVLKNELGLLTTEPFFFSKMTGKEYLQLLCNAREIEIEDFEEKNIFDLPLHQYASTYSTGMKKKLALTAVLLQENNCFILDEPFNGVDIHSNLIITEIIHKLKSLQKTILISSHIFSTLSDTCDEILVLENGKFSKQILKENFTSFESEMKNFSIGNKIDRLNLK is encoded by the coding sequence ATGATTGAACTAAAAAACGTGTCAAAAAAATTTGGTTCCAAAGAAATCTTAAAAGACATTTCAATACTTTTTGAAAAAGGTAAGGTTTATGGAATTATGGGCGAAAATGGCGCTGGAAAAACTACTCTTTTCAATTGTATTGCTGGTTTAGAAAAATTTGAAGGCGAAATACATTCAGAATTAAAAGTTTTAAAAAATGAATTAGGTTTACTAACAACCGAACCTTTTTTCTTTTCAAAAATGACAGGAAAAGAATATTTGCAATTACTTTGTAATGCAAGAGAAATTGAGATTGAAGATTTTGAAGAAAAAAATATTTTTGATTTACCTTTACATCAATACGCTTCAACATATTCAACTGGAATGAAGAAAAAATTGGCATTAACCGCTGTTTTACTTCAAGAAAATAATTGTTTTATTTTAGACGAACCTTTTAATGGTGTCGATATTCATAGCAATCTTATTATTACAGAAATAATTCATAAACTAAAAAGCTTACAAAAAACTATACTTATTTCTTCTCATATTTTTTCTACACTGAGCGATACTTGTGACGAAATTTTAGTTTTAGAAAATGGAAAATTTTCCAAACAAATTTTAAAAGAAAATTTTACTTCATTTGAATCCGAAATGAAGAACTTTAGCATTGGGAATAAAATAGATCGTTTGAATTTAAAATAA
- a CDS encoding ABC transporter permease, which yields MKNYFYLQYKIINRSFVEFGIPVIIGYLIILGGFFIGSEKLFQKVDYAYLIYIVLYAGFTLQLSNFDRNRFLQSCFSQEKYFKLRLIENYALAFPFVLYLIYKQNYLVISFILVLAAILSFIKFDAVFQKTIPTPFSKKPFEFAIGFRKTFYVFAIVFFVLIKAIDVSNLNLGIFSIVACFAIIFSYYSFPENSYYVWNFSLTPKEFLWNKIRVSLQYSSYLVVPFVSILCFFFFKEFESILIFTFLGYLFTIAGVLAKYSAYPEKMNVVQGVFLAFSLYFPPLLVVVIPIFYFQAIKNLKIIL from the coding sequence ATGAAAAACTATTTCTATCTGCAATATAAAATTATAAATCGTTCTTTTGTAGAATTTGGCATACCAGTTATTATAGGTTATCTTATAATTTTAGGCGGATTCTTTATAGGTTCAGAAAAACTTTTCCAAAAGGTTGATTATGCTTATCTAATCTACATTGTTTTATATGCAGGATTTACATTACAATTGAGCAATTTTGATAGAAATCGGTTTTTACAATCATGTTTCAGTCAAGAAAAGTATTTTAAATTACGTTTAATAGAAAATTATGCATTAGCCTTTCCATTTGTTCTTTATTTAATTTACAAACAAAACTACTTAGTAATATCATTTATACTAGTTTTGGCAGCTATACTAAGTTTTATCAAATTCGATGCTGTTTTTCAAAAAACGATACCTACTCCATTTTCAAAAAAACCATTTGAATTTGCAATTGGCTTTCGTAAAACATTTTATGTTTTTGCGATAGTATTTTTTGTTTTAATTAAGGCAATTGATGTTTCAAACTTAAACCTGGGAATATTTTCTATCGTAGCTTGCTTTGCGATAATATTTAGCTATTATAGTTTTCCTGAAAATTCATATTATGTGTGGAACTTCAGCTTAACTCCTAAAGAATTTTTATGGAATAAGATTAGAGTTTCATTACAATATTCTTCATATCTAGTAGTGCCCTTTGTTTCAATTCTATGCTTTTTCTTTTTTAAAGAATTTGAATCTATTTTAATTTTCACATTTCTTGGCTACTTATTTACAATCGCAGGAGTTTTAGCAAAATATTCGGCATATCCTGAAAAAATGAATGTAGTTCAAGGTGTATTTTTAGCTTTTAGCCTATATTTCCCTCCATTATTAGTTGTTGTAATTCCAATATTTTACTTTCAAGCAATCAAAAACCTCAAAATAATTTTGTAA